The Cheilinus undulatus linkage group 17, ASM1832078v1, whole genome shotgun sequence genomic sequence AgccattttcccatttttgttattaatttcacatttaaaaaagaaaaattgataccaaatgaaaaataaatgactggCTCGAATGACTGAGTTGAGCCAAATTATCTGGAGGtctaaaaagagatggattgACCATCTTAATGAGAAAGACTGGATGGCCGCACAAGCAAGATCAGGTATAAAATGTCCTGAAACTAACCAGGAAACTGACTCGGCCCTTCAAGACTTCATATGGAagcttttctgcattttctttatGACCTTTCTAACTTTTTGCTGTGACTACTTTCAGGACTCAACAGTGGCTCTGATTTTTTGCAATTTGAGCAGCTGCCAGAGCcacaaacaatttaaaaactttggcattttgatagagcttctctatgcagaaatcacttcctgctgTGATGTGACATCACCTATTGCTCTCTCCttatttctgcatttaaatgtttattcagCTTTAACGTCATGTGGGGAAAACTACCATTTTGGCCAATGGAGTTTGATGGCTTTGAAAATGGATCTTCATGCTGTTTCTGGCTTTTAAAAAGGACATTTGTTTCTTAAATGAAGCTGCCTTTCTCCTAAGGATCTTCTTATCAATCTAGCAGTCAGAGCTTGTTAATGGGAAGCACAAGCACTTTTAGTGGATGCACTTTGACTGGACAAGAATATGCTTCCCACTGATAAAACATTAACTCCAACATTTGTATAAAACAGGACCCGGgcttaaaaataccaaaatagtCCTTTAACGTTCACTGAGGTTCCCCTGCTGTGCCTGGTAGGTGTCATGTCCATGATAACAGACCTTTCTACTGTGCTGCAGGGCCACAGGGTCCGTGCACTGCCGTTTTCAGTAAACAACTGAACAAGCACAGACAGGCATGATAGAGTCTCTACTCTCCTTTATTGGCCTAGCAGCTGCTGCTCTGCGTGGTCCCGCTTTCTGACACGTATGACTTGCTCTTCCTGGAATATTTCATAGAGCTGAAGGAGACCCTCATCCTCTCCACAGTCCTGCTGCTCCTGCACAGCAGCGTGTTTTTCACGTGATCCCTGAAGTCCTCCGACACAAAGTAGTAAATGAACGGGTCCAGGCAGCTGTTAAGACTAGCCAGGCATAACGTGGAGATGTAGAAGCCGTAGCCGTTGTTTTTGAAGCCGTCTTTGAGGAGGGAGTAATGCACGATCAGCATGGTGTTACTGGGGATGAAGCACACCAGGAAGGTCACCAGGACAGTCACGATCAACACCACAGCTCTTTGGCGGTTCTTTCCTGCTGCGCTGTCGTCCATGCTGCTCCCCAGCGCTTTGAGCAACAAAATATATGCCACCACGATAATCACACATGGGACGAGGAACACGACCATCCCCATGAAGATGAAGTAGTAATAGGGCAGCTGCACGGAGGGGAACGGGTTCAAAGGGTCATCAATGATGTTGACATCATGGCAGGTGGTGATGTTGGGGTCTTTGAGCCTGGCTGTGTGGTCGTACAGGTACAGCGGCGTTGTTGTGAGCCAAATAAAAGCCCAAATGGCAACGCAGACACCTATCGCCACTTTGTTGTTCTTCCTCTGTTGGGACAGCGGATGAGCCACCACCCAGTATCTCTGCACGCTAAGGCAGGTAATAAAAAGAACTGAGCAGTACATGTTCCCGTAGAAGAAGCTCACCAAGACTTTGCACAGCGGCTCGCCATACGTCCAGTTGTTCCCGTTGAAGTGGTAGGCGATTTTAAGCGGTGTCCAAATGACAAAACAGAGGTCGGCTAGTGCTAAGTTAGCCATGTAGATTGTCGATGGGTGCTTCTTCTTTGTCCTGAAGAGGAACACCCAGATGGCCATGCCGTTGGCGGGGAGTCCCACAGCGAAGACGATGATGTACATGATGGGGATGAAGACGGTGGTGAGGTTGCTCTTCAGGACTTCAGCGGTCGTTTTGTCCACGACCACCAGTCCTGAGTCTTTGGGGTCTTTAACCCCGATGAACCCTCGTCCTTTAGCTACAAAACATAATGACATCAAATTAACAATGCGGTAGCAACCCTAAGCAAAGTGTTTCATTAATGAAACATTAAATTCTTATCAATACTCAAATAATCAAGACAAACCTAATATAGATGTTAAAAATCTTTCAAATAAAGTAAAACCGTGACAGAGTTTGGAGTATACAATGTATACTTTTTAGTGTCATGGTCTTTGGTTTCTTTGGTCCagggtgttgtttttttttttttttttgtcttggcAGGTTGCATAGAAATATCAAAGTGCCTGTGGCTCTATTAAAGGCTAATTCTCAGGATTTTCTGACACTTAAAGCCAACATAATctgaaaacagacaataaatacTAGGACTAGATGACATGAACCAAAAATCAGATATTCTTACTTTTTAGCTGAAAAATGATACATAAGATTTACCcctatatttcttttttctttaaagtgatggtaaaataaaggtcaggaataagaaaaacacttttttaattgtattgtaATAAATTATACTATCTGATGTTCATTTGAATGTTCAATTTTTTCACTTAGGAGGGCCACTCGACAAGCCCACTCGGGTTTCTTTGGCTTCTCCTGCACATTTACTCATTATCTGGCTTCAAAATTTatcttatttcttgttttattttgtatgtttttttcttttctttgttcaatatgtgcaataaaagaataaagaataaattaaaaaaaacaattgacaTTAAATTATAATTAATcatcataataatgataacagttaaaaattaagttaaatttaaaaaatcaaataacttAAATACAGTaggaaaaaatataataaaaaatagaattaataATCAATTGTagacaacatttcaaaaattacCTTGGGGTCAATTAGCATATTACTAGGGATGCACTTATGTATCAATTTGACACCAACAGGCATACTGAAGTGGCTGAGCCCTTAAACATCCAAGTGAACAAGCTCTGCCTCTGAGCCTCTCCAAATATGGATTTTTAATGACAGTCCTTAGTTTGTGGATAAGTAGCATAGGTGCTaacatcctggctaacattcacccctttttgatactgaTATGCATGTTAAAAAGTGAATGTTGGGTTGAAATGTTCCCTGGAAAATTACCTCAATTTCCTCTCctttctgacttttttgcaGGTCGGGCATGGGTATTACATGCTGGATGGTTTAGTGTAATTTAGGGATGCATTACTGAGAAGATATCAGCATCAGCAGACATTAACTTTGAAAGCTAAATATtgcatttctgacttttctaaAACTCTAAGTTTTGGGTTGTCATgaatttaccactttttaaacaaaaaaactgcatgtCATACCtaaatttcagctttttatacTTGGTTTGgtttctgaattttaaatccCCAAAATCAGTTTTATCTTGAGAATAATTAATTCTCTGCTgggttttcttttcaacaattATAATAACTAGTAGGATTATGTATGACCCCTGGAGATGGCCCAAGTTTTTCCTAATTTATCAACAATGGTGAATTTCCTGTTAAAGACAGGCAGCGGtcccactgttttatttatttatttgtagatttccTCAAGCAGCATCTACACCAAATTTCATAAATCTAGGTAAAACTGCCTTTAGAAGGTGGTGCTATTTAGGCAATTCCTGGGGGccatttttaaagcctctgtcaacattgcattttttttccatagttTTAGGTCTCTGCCAATCTTCGAGCAAACCAGAGCATGTCTAGTGTGTTCAATTTCTGACACTTGTAGCATATTTTTGCTGAAAATGCATACCTGTTCCACATATTGGTTATCAGTGCCATGAActaataattatcattattggtatcagccctgaaaaatcaGTAGTGGTTGACCAAtaatcaatacattttaaaatactgatATATTGCCCAGCCTTAGTCTATGCTGGTTATCTAAGATGGAAAATATGCATGCTGCAACCCTATAGGAATAACTATACACccaaaaaactgttgaaaattaGGGttatatgagcaaaaaaaaaaaaaaaaaaaaatctacaaatctAAATCAAGTGATGCTGTCACggtaaatcaaaataaaaaaagcaaactgCTCCTGTTAGTTCCTCTATTGTGTGTTTGTCAATTTCGTTTTTGTTAGAAATGTGTGATTATCCACTCTGTTATCAAGATACAAAAAGACATGATAAGATTAAACAGGGGCAGATTATATTACTTTTAGAGCACATTTATTATAACAGCTATTTAACAATACATTTCACAAATGCCCTCGTCTGA encodes the following:
- the f2rl1.2 gene encoding coagulation factor II (thrombin) receptor-like 1, tandem duplicate 2 — translated: MDFTRLLSLLLIVCCVSAVDVPAKGRGFIGVKDPKDSGLVVVDKTTAEVLKSNLTTVFIPIMYIIVFAVGLPANGMAIWVFLFRTKKKHPSTIYMANLALADLCFVIWTPLKIAYHFNGNNWTYGEPLCKVLVSFFYGNMYCSVLFITCLSVQRYWVVAHPLSQQRKNNKVAIGVCVAIWAFIWLTTTPLYLYDHTARLKDPNITTCHDVNIIDDPLNPFPSVQLPYYYFIFMGMVVFLVPCVIIVVAYILLLKALGSSMDDSAAGKNRQRAVVLIVTVLVTFLVCFIPSNTMLIVHYSLLKDGFKNNGYGFYISTLCLASLNSCLDPFIYYFVSEDFRDHVKNTLLCRSSRTVERMRVSFSSMKYSRKSKSYVSESGTTQSSSC